The following proteins are co-located in the Mesorhizobium australicum WSM2073 genome:
- a CDS encoding PQQ-binding-like beta-propeller repeat protein: MKHSAAEILREYGPFPGANTVAGVSFDGKNVWFASGDRLNAFDPESGQALRSIDVAAHAGTAYDGRHFFQLAKDRIQKIDPDTGEVLSTIPAPGNGGDSGLTWAEGTLWVGQHRERKIHQIDPETGAILRTIESNRFVTGVTWVDGELWHATWEGDESDLRRVDPRTGKVLEKLDMPADMGISGLESDGADRLFCGSGNAGVVRAVRRPK; this comes from the coding sequence ATGAAACATTCGGCAGCCGAAATCTTGAGGGAATACGGGCCCTTTCCCGGTGCTAATACAGTGGCCGGGGTAAGCTTTGACGGCAAGAATGTCTGGTTCGCCTCGGGCGACAGGCTGAACGCCTTCGATCCGGAGAGCGGGCAGGCCTTGCGCTCGATTGATGTCGCGGCACATGCCGGCACCGCCTATGACGGCCGGCATTTCTTCCAGCTTGCCAAGGACCGCATCCAGAAGATCGATCCCGACACGGGCGAGGTGCTTTCCACCATTCCAGCCCCCGGCAATGGCGGCGATTCCGGGCTGACCTGGGCCGAAGGCACGCTGTGGGTCGGCCAGCACCGGGAGCGCAAGATCCACCAGATCGACCCCGAGACCGGCGCGATCCTGCGCACCATCGAATCCAACCGGTTCGTCACCGGGGTGACCTGGGTCGACGGCGAATTGTGGCACGCCACCTGGGAGGGCGACGAAAGCGATCTGCGCCGCGTCGACCCGCGGACGGGCAAGGTTCTGGAGAAGCTCGACATGCCTGCCGACATGGGCATCTCGGGGCTGGAATCCGATGGCGCCGACCGACTGTTCTGCGGCAGCGGAAACGCCGGCGTGGTGAGGGCGGTGCGCCGGCCGAAATAA